AAAGGGGTAGCACACCCTAGATGATAACACTAAGATTACTGCCTCACATGTAATATGAGAGGTTTTTTGCTTCTCTTATATTGTGTCTATTAtatgttttctattttttaaaataaatattatttatttaattaatttaattaatcaaaccactaaattaatttttcaattaaataattttctcaactcaattttaattatattaaaatcatgacaaatttaccgtaaaagaatttatgatgaaatatatttaattttcatattcaacggATTCATAaagactaattaatttaattatattttcgaacctcaattatttatataattaattaaataataacttgaaaaccttaaattaattctcaaatcATTTCTATATATAGTGGAAAAATACAGTCATTTGTGAATGcgactcatttctctaacttcatcattttcattcattaagCTCTATATGCAATTCAGTTTTTGTTTAAACTAGTTAACAGAAGGatcaattggacatatataattagggttcaaatgatttataattaggTTCCAACTTTTTACATATTAATTATATACTCATTTCTCCATgaagttattccactatagtattgtgactgggCTCTCCCTAATTATATACtattacgaaagctacttaataagtgttcgtccaatgaccttatcatttgtcataagtgtgttatcttcataggatatccttaatcttttgGGATAAATCTATTCtcccaatataatcctattttatcttatggtaaccattacatcttttttcataaaaagtaaattacctcaaatagtaattaagtcattcatcacaaagaagAAGGACCCATGACCACATTTATTTTTCATCCACCATGTAATGTCAATTAGAAAATATTGTTTACCCATGTCTCATGCTATGAactccactattgtgaatgatgccaTATACTGCAGAAATCGTGTACCCAATGTATCAACTTTTTGTTCCTTATATATTTAGGCTTTTACTGACTTAAAAGTATATGAGCCacacacatataaattcaaaaacaaaTCTAGAATTtattctacttgagtcatagccgatgtattttcaattcaatttagtcatatATAAATCTCTATCTTTTGAGAGTCATTTGCTCCAATGCTCAATATAAAATATCTCCTCAATTGAACTttatagacaacatattagtctttcaattggtttgctaaTTTCCGATTAGACTAAAGAAATATTtaggtttatctactaatacaagttatctTTCCAAATTACAATCCGACAACATAATaccacttaatattagttaaatgttagataagtcaatatttactttcattttgctttgtgtaaaaaaacatcaaacaaaaatatacaaaaacataTTGGtgtaattagtgaatattttattaaactactttattcaaaaaatataattatacaaaacaaaaataatacacTTAAAGCATTACATCCAACAGATGCTGCATCAAAAACGTTCATAATGCatagtaattaaaaattttggttaatGACATTTAACATATTcgtggaaaaaaaatttaaattactttttattcCCATAATTGTAGGGAGGAAATTAGAGCAAATGAAACATTTAACATAGAAAAAATACTGCATGTATTAATTACACAATATAAAgcatatgaaaatataaaatttaaagcaTTAAGGAAGATGTAAAGTGAGAAATATAAAGCAACCTAATTATACAATATTAATTGAAATTctcaaattaaaaacttaataaaaacaCATGGTTGATATTCctgcaaaaaaaatatttttaacaccCACTTGTGTgattttaatcttttctttaaatAGAATCAGACTCTTCtctaaagcaaaaaaaaaaaaaaaaaaaagaagaagaagaaaaggtgaaattaaaagaaaaatctcATGGAACAAAGGTAAAATTGAAAAGCACCTAAAAAATTCCTCCAATTTCAACTCTAAATACCATATTTAACACACAGGTGAATTTGCTAAACAAAATAGGTAATGAAATTAAAGCAATCATTGCATAATGTATTATCATGTCACGGTCTgcaataaacataaaattttctTCAAAGCCTAACTTTCAATTTGACCTCATACCTCCACCACAACAGCCATTGCCGTTAGATTCCGTCGTTGCGCCAGTTGGGTGGACGCTACTTGATTATTATCTTGGCCATTGAATGAATAGGATCTCTAGATTCGGTGATCGCAAATGATATTAcacattaaataaattataaaaaatgataaaaatacaaacaaaaaaaagaTGTTATTTATAATTGATAACCTCAAATTAGAGATAAATGTTCGGATAatcctattttaaaattatttcgaatttatttattttatctcataaaaataattttaaaacataaaatgttTGTTTAAATATATATCAGTAATTTTCAAATTAAGTGTGTAATGCACAGAATAATGTAAATTTGAAATTAGAAGCGTGATGTAccggataataataataataataataattgatttttaaatatgtatacacattttaaaattatatagtttttaaaataatCCCAATACTCTGCGTGGAAGAGGCTTCATCCCGTTCTTTTACATcacttttttaaatatatatttaaaaatatttaattataaagatatatatgtttaattataattataaagacatatttaattataattattaaaaagtataaaaattaaacaaaaaatgagATACCGCCACTTTTCATTTATATAGTCTATGAatcttgtttatatatatatatatatgtatatatatatttaaagttattaaattttattaaggttaaaatttgttataagtcattgtatttttttgtaaatttgaaatttagtctttgtaTTATTTTTAGACATTTAGTCTTTCTActtctcaaatttcaaaatttagatcaaACTATTAACgttgttaaatttaggtttattACATCGTCATTTTCTTAGTTACATTATtattaagtgagtattttttcttaaattttaaaatgtcataacaactaatttaacaaaaaaaatattaacaattaaacatgaattttaaaatctgaaaagaagaaggATTAAAATCCAATTTTGTCAATAGTATAGGGATTTATGACATTTTAACCTTAAATtaataattcatgttaatttcaAGCACATGAAACGCTGACGTTTAACTGGTGTCCAAGTGCTATCAATCTTCGGAGTTGTTCGATGGCTGAAAGGCTAAATATGTCATTTGGTGGAGACGTAATCCAATTACAGCATTTTAGGGCTTCAAGTTCGTTACACCAGTGGCGGGAAGATATCCGTGAAATTTCCCCATCGAAATTCAACTGCGGAActcaatattaaaattataaaaaaaccccTAAATTTCTAAAATGTCATTCATCGATGAATTTCAAGCTGGTAACttagttcttcttcttcttcttcaattttctttctaaatttaTTTCTTTGGGTTCTTATTTATGCCTCTTATATTCTAAATTcacaaagaagaaaaaagggaaacaTAAACCTTAATTCAAGATTTTCTGCTATGATAATGCAATGCTAGTTGATTTCattttgaaattgatttttatccaaattttacAGATTTGGAAGCACTGCCCAATATTCTCCAAAAGAGGTATGCATTGATGCGTGATCTTGACAAAAGTTTACAAGGTATGcttttgaaacttaatttttaattgttcGGGATTCatttgaaatttatgattttactttgtTAACAAACCAGCAATGAAAACCCCTAAAAGATAGTCAAGTTTAAAATTCAATAAGAGCAATGAAATGAAATgcctatttttaattaaaaaaatttgtttcaaaCCTTTTGTTGTTTTTTATAAACAGAAATTGTGAGGCAAAATGAACAGCGCTGTGAACAAGAAATAGAAGATATAAAACGCGGCGTGAGGGCTGAAAACATTAGATTCTCCGATGAGGCACTTGATGAACAAAAGCATGGCATTAGGATTGCTGATGAAAAGGTTGCTTTGGCAATTCAGACATATGATTTGGTGCGTGGTTTTATGTCAAaacttagattatattttatcccTTCATgtgtttatgttatttatatgcaATAACTATGATTGAGAAACCTGAATGCTTTTCTGTTCTTGGTTGGAGTTGGTGCTATTCTAAGGTAGTATTTTAATATAGAAAATGCAGTTAAATTCTTTTAGCTTTGGCTACCTTAGAAGAGAGAGGTGCGGTTACTATAATCTTTTAAACTATGTTACTCGATTCCAGTGTCAGTGTCAGCTAGGTAATCtcaattgttataaaatattttcatgtaTTTAGAGTGTGCTGGACATGAAtacttaaaaatacaaagaactgGGGCAACATAGCTTTTTACGCTAAAACATAAAAGGTCCTACTCTGTTACATGAACCAGTGACATAAGAGTTACAAGTAAGAAGCCAAATcaataacatagttgttcgtttTCTTTCTTATGAATAAAATATGCATTCTTATGTGGAAACAAATCAGAGTTGATTGGTTTTGTTCGTTGATGTTAGctttaaaagaaaacatattaagaTTTCAATGCTGGATGGAACTACTTTTGTTTCCTCATTACTTATTTCTGTTTTTGATAAGATGTTTTCAGGTTGATTCACATATACAGCAACttgatcaatatttgaaaatgtcCGATGACGAGCTACGTCGTGGTATGTTGTATTATTTAATGTAGCCGATTGAGTGTTAGCTCGATGGGCATAGGTATTGTTACCAATGCAGGAGGACGTGAATTCGAGTGCattgaaacacattatcctcctatttattgGTTGGGGAtgggtagttctagacattgtgtcaaaaagagaaGATATGATCAAAAGCTATAATGagattttgttaaaaataaaatgtatcttATGTTTGCCTTTAAACCCTTTCACCTCTTTCAGATTTGTAATTTGTATTTTGTAATATGTTTTTCAACAGAAAGAGAGAATGCAGCTACCGCATCACCTGTTCCAAGTCCTAATAGTACCACTAAATTTGGAAGGTCCAATGAAAGTGGAAGAGGAGGGCGTAAAAAGTATGTACCTATCCTATATAAGCTGATTTATGGTTTTCTTGTAGGCTATTTAATGGTCATCTGATTAGtatattattcaaattttctgGCTTTTGGAAAACTAGTTATAGCAATATGAAACAGATTCTAGAATCAAGAGAGATGGATTGTGTTTTCCTCAAGAAAGGCAGTGGgattttgattttgggaatgatcATACCGAGAAAAGAGTCTGTAGTTCCTTCTCAATTACATGCAAGAGAAATTCCAATAGTTAAATATATGATATCATTTGAACTATTTATTTCCGCAGAACACGCCTGGCAACAGCCGCTGCGGCTGCAGCTGCTGCTACAGAAgtggcagcagcagcagcagaaaATCCAACTGGTATGGAATTAGACTTGCCAGTGGATCCTAATGAACCCACTTACTGTTTGTGCAATCAAGTTAGCTATGGAGAGATGGTCGCATGTGATAACCCCAATGTACGTTACCAACTTCTTTATGTATCTTTCTCGGAAACTATCATGTTAGCACTCCCTATTTTTTATCTGATGGAACTCTTTGTTCATTTTATCAGTGCAAGATAGAATGGTTCCACTTTGGCTGTGTTGGTCTGAAAGAACAGCCAAGAGGAAAGTGGTATTGTCCAGATTGTGCGGCACTGAAAAATCGTCGTAAAGGCAGATCACGGTAGATGCTATTTCTGGGAAGCAATGGCAATACATTTTTGTTTAGCCTTAATCTGAAAACTAATGTTTCATGGCCACATAATCATGCTATTAACATCTTCATGCGTCATTGTTTCGATCGGATTTTTAGGATGATTGTCTTTTAACGATTTTAGCTTTGCTATAGAGCTATTCGGATGATTGTAACATTTTGTTCGGAGCGCTATCTAAACCATAAATAAATTCTTCCATTTGCTTTGAGTGTTGATTCACGTTGAAGCTCCGAAGGTGGAAAAATGAGCCTTCCATCAACAAAAATTGTTGTCTTTAGATAAATTCTAACAAAAACAAGCCCTCTTTGAATTAAGggtttagtttagttaatttataTAGTTATTCATAAGAGGCGATATTTGCATGTCCGGAATTCAAATCATAGTTCCCCTATTCCAGGGCTACGGCTTTTTTTTTTAACCAGAACAAATGTGTGgactaaattaccaaattaaacCTTTTTCTTAAATTACAGAAAtaggtgaatttttttaaaaatgacgaTAATGGCCGTTTTTGTTAAAACTCGTCTAGTTAGTGTCATTTTCAGGGGAAACTCAGAAAAACGCTTCCAGCTTAGTAGGTAAATACGAAATCAACTATGTTTTTTTGTATAtagttcaaaattaaataaatatatacctCCACTTTCGATCGTTGATAtaatagaagtcgtatatcttGAAGCTCAGTAGGTCATCTCACATGACTCGGTGCATGATTCTACCTATTTAAATAACTTATTAGCAcagtaattttaatttaaatcaatttaatcaaGTTAATATCTCCTAATTTTACATTGTTAAGAGTGAATGTATACAAGTAGTTCattcgaggacgtaaaaatggaaactGAAACCGAGCCTATGATTGTAATAGTAAAAGGAAACCatcaattttgatttttcttaGTTGCGTCGCCTGACACATCTTTTGGTACAAAATCGCCAACACGGCGAACCCTAATTGAATTCACTTGCTTCTctaaaatcaacaagtttcaGTAGTCACCTTAGATGAACGAGATTTAGTGACTTATCCGACATTAGGATACCCTTGATGATCTGAAGAATGTATGTCCGAGTGTATCATTCTCTTTGGACTTCAGTCGAATCCTCAACCAGCTCCGCGGAATTTTTTCATATCCAAGCCATTTCGATTAGACTTCTGTAAATCGTCTCCAATATCACACCCAAAAGATCTAAACATACGGCTTTCCAATCAGCAAATTGAATAGACCCAGTGACTACCGACCCGTCCATGGGTAACCCCAACTGTAAATGTATGTTCTCTAAAGTGATAGTACACTCGCTGCatagaagatgaaatgtgtgcatctcaggtctccacctctctacCAACGTGCTTATGAGTTTCAGGTCCAACTTACACCCCCGACCTACAAGGGTCATGTGCTAAAAACCAGTttccctcaagtatggttcgatcaacggtgatggaggactgGGTAGATTATGAATATGACATTATAAAATTCGATCTTTTGcctatttacataaaaattataaaaaatgttaagttaaaatataataatgaaataaaaataaacaatattaaaatttattcttaccatttgcaattgattGATGGAGATGTTCTTGTTATCAAGACGGATTAGAGACTTGACCATTGCTAAATTACATAGAACacaaaaaaatgtaataaaaaaatatttcttgaaaaattaattaaaaatataataaaaaatagaatttagatagaaatagaattttagtaaaaaattttaagaGAGAATTTGAGAGTTGAttgagaaatttgagagatttaagataaaaatgttagaaattagTAGGTGGGGGTTATAGgtttttttactgattttttttttgggggaTGGGGAACGCGCTGACCTAGAAGAGTTTTTACTTAGCGCACTGAGCTGGAAGTGCTTTACTAGTCAAAAGGGGAAAGCGCTTCTAGCTAGAAGCTTTTTTCTGAGTTTCCCCTGAAAATGACACCAACTGGACATGTTTGAGCAAAAATGacacatttttgtcatttttaaaaaaaaatggccTATCTccgtaattttgaaaaaaaaagctttatttagaaatttagtcAAATGCGTGAGGGTTGAAACCACCACTTTTCTAAGGTTTTTTACTCGTTTAAGTCGGTTTCTTACTTTTAGTTGATACACTTTTATATAATGCATTAAACTACAACAAGTTAGACTAATTCAACCATGGCAATGGATACATGagattatttaatttgtttttttaacgaattcaaataattttttttaaaatttttatttaaaaaaaaatgactaACTTAGTTTTGACATATAGTAAAATTGGTTTGTAATATTCATATTTGGTATAGAACCACTCATATATTAGCAAGGAGGTTGTATCAATAAGGTTTAAACCCTGATTCTTGGTTTACAAGAAAAAGATCTTAACTGCTACATTCTTATGTTGGCTACCAATTCGAGCATTACCAATATATATATCTTACTAGCTTTTGTTTATAGGCAAGACGAagtcagaaaattatttttaagaggAACTAGAGAAGAATCATAAATTATTggggggttaaagtgtaattttactattatactaATATATAATGTCATAaaaatttaagggactaaataaTAAACTTATCCTTTTTTGGGGGGAGGGGGCTGACAATGACTTCATCTATGTCTCTAAGTCCAACTTTTAACCGTACGACACTAATGCAATGTTTAATCAATGGTATGATGGTATAACACTATGATGTAATGTTTATTGAAAGATAATGTTACATTAGCATTTTGATAGTACTTGATATGATTGTATGACACTGTGATGCAATGTTTAATGAAAGATAATATTACTTTGACATTTTAACAGAACTTTTCCAATAGTTCAAGAGATGAACACAATAAATAGATCTTTGTAAGAGTGgagataaataaagtaaaatagtTTTTTGCAAAGATTACATCAATCAAGTTCAATAGCTTATGGAGGATTGCATTTTCCTTTTTCGTCTTTTATGTATTTTTCACTTACAAAAGACTTTTTAAAGATGTATCCATCGCTAATAAGGTGTGCTCTCTGGTTGAAAAAATTAATGACCAaaaatcaacttaccaacatAATAATCACCCATTTTGCTGAACTTTTTAAATGACAACTACACAAGTAGTTCCTACAAATGGTACGGATTGAAATTCTAGTTGTACCAATGTGCGACGTTAGACATGTGATGGGCCAAGACTAGCTCTGTCAACATGCAATCTTAGACATGAGTCTTATGCCAAAGATGCCTAAGTCAACTTTCAATCTTCACTTGGAGAGGCACTTAGCAAATCTCTAGGCTTAAATAAGCACACCAATGGAGCATTAAAGTATGCAATGACTAAACAATGACATCAAGTAGGCCAATTCTTGACATTTTTGGGGCCTTAGGTGAAACAATAAATTgaaccctttttaaaaaaaattataaaatgtaataaaataaaagttgaaaactTTTTAGGGCCCTAGGAGATAAAGCATTTATGGTGAAAATTGAAAGCCCTaggcatttaattaatttattttagtctgaattttttcccaaattaaaagttgaaaaaaaaattttgggccaATTCCAGCCCTGGGCCTTAGGCGACTACACTCTCAAACAAGCCCTAGGGTCGAGCCTACCACCAAGTAAGCACTAAAGAACACACAAAATTTGGGACAATATAAAATTGTTGTT
This window of the Gossypium hirsutum isolate 1008001.06 chromosome A09, Gossypium_hirsutum_v2.1, whole genome shotgun sequence genome carries:
- the LOC107888810 gene encoding PHD finger protein ING1 isoform X1, with protein sequence MSFIDEFQADLEALPNILQKRYALMRDLDKSLQEIVRQNEQRCEQEIEDIKRGVRAENIRFSDEALDEQKHGIRIADEKVALAIQTYDLVDSHIQQLDQYLKMSDDELRRERENAATASPVPSPNSTTKFGRSNESGRGGRKNYSNMKQILESREMDCVFLKKGSGILILGMIIPRKETRLATAAAAAAAATEVAAAAAENPTGMELDLPVDPNEPTYCLCNQVSYGEMVACDNPNCKIEWFHFGCVGLKEQPRGKWYCPDCAALKNRRKGRSR
- the LOC107888810 gene encoding PHD finger protein ING1 isoform X2, which translates into the protein MSFIDEFQADLEALPNILQKRYALMRDLDKSLQEIVRQNEQRCEQEIEDIKRGVRAENIRFSDEALDEQKHGIRIADEKVALAIQTYDLVDSHIQQLDQYLKMSDDELRRERENAATASPVPSPNSTTKFGRSNESGRGGRKKTRLATAAAAAAAATEVAAAAAENPTGMELDLPVDPNEPTYCLCNQVSYGEMVACDNPNCKIEWFHFGCVGLKEQPRGKWYCPDCAALKNRRKGRSR